The following coding sequences are from one Campylobacter sp. RM16187 window:
- the radA gene encoding DNA repair protein RadA encodes MAKAKTIFECQACGNQQSKWVGKCPECGSWDSFMELNQTQIKVLNEISKASSSKTLAKEIKDIKIEQISRISTQDKELDLVLGGGIVEGSLVLIGGSPGIGKSTLLLKIASNLASQDKKTLYVSGEESASQIKIRADRLNAVCDGLFLLTEILLENIIAEVRKNDYKVLVIDSIQTLYSEKIASAPGSVSQVREITFELMRLAKNENICVFIIGHITKDGSIAGPRILEHMVDVVLYFEGDASRELRMLRGFKNRFGSTSEVGIFEMTPQGLVSANDVSSKFFTRGKAISGSAITIIMEGSRALSVEIQALVCESSYPKRSSTGYEKNRLDMLLALLERKLEIPLGHYDVFINVSGGVKVSETAADLAVMAAIISSFKNRPISKESVFIGELSLNGEIREVFNLDQRLKEAKTQKFKNAIIPSKPLDSQGLKCFITSDITQVLEWM; translated from the coding sequence ATGGCGAAAGCAAAAACTATTTTTGAATGTCAAGCATGCGGAAATCAGCAGAGTAAATGGGTAGGTAAATGCCCGGAATGTGGCTCTTGGGATAGCTTTATGGAGCTTAATCAAACTCAGATAAAAGTGCTAAATGAGATTTCAAAAGCTTCAAGCTCAAAAACTCTTGCAAAAGAGATAAAAGATATAAAGATCGAGCAAATTTCACGCATAAGCACGCAGGATAAAGAGCTTGATTTGGTGCTTGGCGGAGGTATAGTGGAAGGTTCCTTAGTACTAATCGGCGGAAGCCCGGGCATAGGCAAATCAACCCTGCTTTTAAAAATCGCTTCAAATTTAGCCTCGCAAGATAAAAAAACTCTTTACGTAAGCGGCGAAGAGAGCGCAAGCCAGATCAAAATCAGAGCAGATAGGCTAAACGCCGTTTGTGACGGACTTTTTCTGCTCACTGAAATTTTGCTTGAAAACATCATAGCTGAAGTTAGAAAAAATGATTATAAAGTGCTTGTTATCGACTCCATCCAGACGCTTTATTCTGAAAAGATCGCTTCAGCGCCGGGCTCCGTATCGCAAGTGCGCGAGATAACTTTCGAGCTTATGCGCCTAGCCAAAAACGAAAATATCTGCGTTTTCATCATCGGACACATCACAAAAGACGGCTCGATAGCAGGCCCCAGGATACTTGAGCATATGGTTGATGTGGTGCTTTATTTTGAAGGAGATGCAAGCCGCGAGCTTAGGATGCTAAGAGGGTTTAAAAATCGCTTTGGCTCGACTAGTGAAGTTGGAATTTTTGAGATGACTCCTCAGGGGCTCGTAAGCGCAAATGACGTTTCAAGCAAATTTTTTACACGCGGAAAAGCGATTAGCGGCTCGGCTATAACCATCATTATGGAAGGCTCACGCGCCTTAAGCGTTGAAATTCAAGCTTTGGTTTGCGAAAGCAGCTATCCGAAACGAAGCAGCACAGGGTATGAAAAAAACCGCCTTGATATGCTGCTAGCGCTTCTTGAACGCAAGCTAGAAATTCCGCTTGGGCACTACGATGTGTTTATAAACGTTTCAGGTGGAGTGAAAGTTAGCGAAACGGCGGCTGATTTAGCCGTAATGGCGGCCATCATAAGTAGCTTTAAAAATCGTCCGATCAGCAAAGAGAGCGTATTTATCGGTGAGCTTAGCCTAAACGGAGAGATAAGAGAGGTCTTTAACCTCGATCAACGTCTAAAAGAAGCTAAAACACAAAAATTTAAAAACGCTATCATCCCTTCAAAACCGCTTGATAGTCAAGGGCTTAAGTGCTTTATTACAAGCGATATCACTCAAGTTCTAGAGTGGATGTAA
- the brnQ gene encoding branched-chain amino acid transport system II carrier protein, with protein sequence MKPGLSKKQFMTISLTLFAMFFGAGNFIFPPNLGKEAGDNFYMAIMFFCATAVLLPVLGVAGIARAKGLQNLVRRIDPVFAFVFTALLYLTIGPLFAIPRAANMPFDIAIKPFVPDDSLQIWLFVYSAVYFALNYYICLNPSALVKLLGRYLTPLLLLLILLLFGAGFLYPIGEFTAPMGDYVNHSASKGFVEGYQTMDALASLAFGIIVINAIKDVGVKNERHLVVSTIKAGMMAGIILMVIYLMLGYLGATSGELFKDTPDINGAALLSKISDHYFGKIGVVILGSAFLLACLTTTLGLITSASEYFEELSKGRVKYKTWVILWCLIGFAVANFGLTTIIKGSIPVLVAIYPVSIILIILSLINPIIDSSKLVYRACVYTCVIIGVVNGLDIINISIPLLTPFVKTMPFYDSMLGWIVPSLVVFALSYVSYLMFHKREGSY encoded by the coding sequence ATGAAACCTGGTTTAAGTAAAAAACAGTTTATGACTATATCTTTAACACTCTTTGCTATGTTTTTTGGAGCGGGAAATTTTATCTTTCCTCCAAATTTAGGCAAAGAGGCTGGAGATAATTTTTATATGGCTATTATGTTCTTTTGTGCTACAGCCGTATTGCTTCCAGTACTTGGAGTAGCAGGCATAGCTAGAGCTAAGGGCTTGCAAAATTTAGTTAGGCGAATAGATCCTGTATTTGCCTTTGTATTTACTGCACTTTTATATCTTACGATAGGACCGCTTTTTGCGATACCAAGGGCTGCAAATATGCCGTTTGATATCGCTATCAAGCCTTTTGTGCCTGATGACAGCTTACAAATTTGGCTATTTGTATATTCGGCAGTATATTTTGCTTTAAATTACTATATCTGTCTTAATCCTTCGGCTCTTGTAAAGCTTCTTGGCAGATATCTTACCCCGCTTCTTTTACTGCTTATACTTTTGCTTTTTGGGGCGGGATTTTTATATCCGATAGGCGAATTTACCGCTCCTATGGGAGATTATGTAAATCACTCGGCATCAAAAGGGTTTGTCGAGGGCTATCAGACTATGGATGCTCTTGCGTCCTTGGCTTTTGGAATTATAGTTATAAATGCCATTAAGGATGTAGGCGTAAAAAACGAGAGGCATCTAGTTGTATCTACGATAAAAGCCGGTATGATGGCGGGAATAATATTAATGGTGATATATTTGATGCTTGGTTACTTGGGAGCTACATCAGGAGAGCTTTTTAAGGATACTCCGGATATCAACGGAGCCGCTTTGCTCTCTAAAATAAGTGATCACTATTTCGGTAAAATCGGTGTCGTAATACTAGGAAGCGCATTTTTGCTAGCTTGTCTTACAACTACTTTAGGGCTTATAACTTCTGCTAGCGAGTATTTTGAGGAGCTAAGTAAAGGCAGGGTAAAATATAAAACTTGGGTAATTTTATGGTGTTTAATCGGTTTTGCGGTGGCAAATTTCGGGCTTACTACCATTATAAAAGGTAGCATTCCGGTTCTTGTGGCCATATATCCTGTATCGATAATTTTAATAATTTTATCTCTAATAAATCCGATAATAGACTCAAGCAAGCTAGTATATAGAGCTTGTGTGTACACATGTGTAATTATCGGAGTTGTAAATGGGCTTGATATTATAAATATATCTATACCTCTTTTGACTCCTTTTGTTAAGACTATGCCATTTTATGACTCTATGCTTGGTTGGATAGTGCCTAGCTTGGTAGTATTTGCACTTAGTTACGTGTCATATCTAATGTTTCATAAGAGAGAGGGAAGCTATTAA
- the ftsY gene encoding signal recognition particle-docking protein FtsY — protein MFGFLKRGLDKTLEAIRSSKPTDKKISKNALEEILLEADVDYEIVEEILYYLPPQDEVKKDDLKRILNTYFIYENVTQVKQDKPFVEIILGVNGAGKTTTIAKLTNLYKNSNKSVILGACDTFRAGAIEQLRQWSIRLNVPIVATQQGHDPSAVAFDTISSAIAKNIDNVILDTAGRLQNQTNLANELSKIVRISQKAYENAPHRKILILDGTQGNAGLAQAKAFNDIVKLDGVIITKLDGTPKGGALFGVARDLELPILFIGVGEKMDDLIKFEPKEFVDTLVDEIYS, from the coding sequence ATGTTTGGATTTTTAAAAAGAGGTCTTGATAAGACATTAGAAGCCATAAGATCATCTAAGCCCACAGATAAAAAAATATCAAAAAACGCACTTGAAGAAATTTTATTAGAAGCTGATGTGGATTATGAGATAGTAGAGGAAATTTTATACTATCTGCCGCCTCAAGACGAAGTAAAAAAAGATGATTTAAAAAGAATTTTAAACACATATTTTATATATGAAAATGTGACACAAGTCAAACAAGATAAGCCATTCGTAGAAATTATTCTTGGCGTAAACGGAGCAGGCAAGACAACCACGATAGCAAAGCTTACAAATTTATATAAAAATTCAAATAAAAGCGTTATTTTAGGTGCTTGTGATACATTTAGAGCAGGAGCCATAGAGCAGCTTAGACAGTGGTCAATTCGCCTAAATGTGCCTATAGTCGCCACACAGCAAGGGCATGATCCATCAGCAGTAGCTTTTGATACGATAAGCTCAGCGATAGCTAAAAACATAGATAATGTCATCCTAGATACCGCCGGACGCTTGCAAAATCAAACAAATTTAGCAAATGAGCTTAGCAAGATCGTAAGAATAAGCCAAAAAGCCTATGAAAACGCACCACACCGAAAAATTTTGATCTTGGACGGAACTCAAGGCAATGCCGGTTTAGCCCAAGCAAAAGCGTTTAACGATATAGTTAAGCTTGACGGGGTTATTATTACCAAGCTTGATGGCACTCCAAAAGGAGGTGCTTTGTTTGGTGTGGCAAGGGACTTAGAGCTTCCTATTTTATTTATAGGCGTAGGCGAAAAAATGGATGATCTGATAAAATTTGAACCTAAAGAATTTGTAGATACTTTGGTAGATGAAATTTATAGTTAA
- a CDS encoding TlpA family protein disulfide reductase — protein sequence MKFKLSIIALLLFFISGCENGEKKSTPSSTSAKTENNITIAANTTESNKNDTKAKEVKQVEVQKDTINNDHIELTLTNEQKLQLQKFEKGLKVENNNQAILFNFFTTWCPPCKAEIPHLNNLQDKFRGKLKIISVLMEDKTKEEIEAFINRYKIKFDVTYGENNFNFAKSLGGVIGIPYMVLYRADGTYATHYVGLVPEEMLENDILKVIN from the coding sequence ATGAAATTTAAACTCTCAATTATAGCACTTTTACTATTTTTTATAAGCGGATGCGAAAACGGTGAGAAAAAAAGCACACCATCATCTACCTCTGCTAAAACTGAAAATAACATAACCATAGCTGCCAATACAACAGAAAGCAATAAAAACGATACAAAAGCTAAAGAAGTTAAGCAAGTGGAAGTACAAAAGGATACTATCAATAATGACCATATAGAGCTTACACTTACAAACGAGCAAAAATTACAGCTTCAAAAATTTGAAAAAGGTTTAAAAGTCGAAAATAACAATCAAGCCATCTTGTTTAACTTTTTTACTACTTGGTGTCCTCCCTGCAAGGCGGAAATCCCTCATCTAAATAACCTTCAGGATAAATTTAGAGGCAAGCTAAAAATCATAAGCGTCCTTATGGAGGATAAGACAAAAGAAGAGATAGAAGCTTTTATCAATAGATACAAGATTAAATTTGACGTAACATACGGCGAAAATAATTTTAACTTTGCAAAATCTCTTGGCGGAGTTATCGGCATACCTTATATGGTTTTATATAGGGCCGATGGCACATACGCGACTCACTATGTTGGCTTGGTTCCGGAAGAGATGCTAGAAAACGATATATTAAAGGTAATAAACTGA
- a CDS encoding 5-formyltetrahydrofolate cyclo-ligase — MKKENFRKHIKNRLKSELKFRARCSHYGMFKPLLKLLEKFNAKRVLIFSPLPSEPNLNILKRTLVKKCEIFIPFMSNLNLKMVKSRLPLECSKFGIKEPLGAKFFQKRIDVAIIPVVGVDGNMARIGHGKGFYDRFFGDLPYRPIVIFVQIKDTFIHEIITEDHDVQCDFYITPRKIYIKRGIYDRDFSRIGGWCGRRWRRVSCSKKDK, encoded by the coding sequence TTGAAAAAAGAAAATTTTAGAAAACATATTAAAAATAGGCTTAAAAGCGAGCTAAAATTTAGAGCCAGATGCTCGCATTACGGTATGTTTAAGCCGCTTTTAAAACTTCTTGAAAAATTTAATGCAAAAAGAGTATTAATCTTTAGTCCTCTTCCTAGCGAACCGAATTTGAATATTTTAAAGCGTACTTTAGTTAAGAAATGTGAAATTTTTATTCCATTTATGTCAAATCTCAACTTAAAAATGGTAAAATCAAGACTTCCGTTAGAGTGTTCTAAATTTGGCATAAAAGAGCCACTTGGCGCCAAATTTTTCCAAAAACGGATAGACGTAGCTATTATTCCTGTCGTTGGGGTTGACGGAAATATGGCTAGAATAGGGCATGGTAAAGGTTTTTATGATAGATTTTTTGGAGATTTGCCTTACCGACCTATTGTGATATTTGTTCAGATTAAAGATACTTTTATACATGAAATTATCACCGAAGATCACGATGTACAATGTGATTTTTATATTACCCCAAGAAAAATTTATATAAAAAGAGGAATCTATGATAGAGATTTTAGTAGGATTGGGGGCTGGTGCGGTAGGCGCTGGCGCAGGGTATCTTGTAGCAAAAAAGATAAATGA
- the rny gene encoding ribonuclease Y has product MIEILVGLGAGAVGAGAGYLVAKKINDANYNIFLEQAKAKAKAIEYEAELTLKNSKISVQEAEFEAKKKYDDKTVKLQKDYVQKFDELTKREQALLNEQEILKESKSELDISKLEAKNLYEEGLSLKNNYQVKLQEALKVLEHAAGLTEAEAREEVLKKVEEKSRADIAHIVRKHEEEAKREAKKRVNYILAQATSRFAGEFAAERLINVVNIKNDELKGRIIGKEGRNIKTLEMVLGVDIIIDDTPHAIILSSFNLYRRAIATRVIELLVEDGRIQPARIEDIHKKVTEEFEASILEEGENIVIDLGLSKMHPEIVKLIGKLKFRASYGQNALAHSLEVAHLAGIIAAETGGDEKLAKRAGILHDIGKALTHEYEGSHVDLGAEICKRYKEHPVVINAIYAHHGHEEATSVESAAVCAADTLSAARPGARREVLESFLKRVEEIEEIAKSKNGIKQAYAINAGREIRVIANAKLINDDEAVLVAKEIAQEIEEKVQYPGEIKVNVIREIRAVDFAK; this is encoded by the coding sequence ATGATAGAGATTTTAGTAGGATTGGGGGCTGGTGCGGTAGGCGCTGGCGCAGGGTATCTTGTAGCAAAAAAGATAAATGATGCTAACTACAATATATTTTTAGAGCAGGCAAAAGCAAAAGCAAAAGCGATAGAATACGAAGCTGAGCTTACGCTTAAAAATTCTAAAATTTCAGTCCAAGAGGCTGAATTTGAAGCTAAAAAGAAGTATGACGATAAGACGGTAAAACTTCAAAAAGATTATGTCCAAAAATTTGACGAACTTACCAAAAGAGAGCAGGCTCTTTTAAATGAACAAGAAATTTTAAAAGAGAGCAAGAGCGAGCTTGATATATCTAAGCTGGAGGCTAAAAATTTATACGAAGAGGGCTTAAGCCTAAAGAATAACTATCAGGTAAAACTACAAGAGGCGCTAAAGGTGCTAGAACATGCAGCAGGACTTACCGAGGCTGAGGCCAGGGAAGAGGTGCTAAAGAAAGTCGAGGAAAAGAGCCGCGCAGATATCGCTCATATAGTTAGAAAACATGAAGAAGAGGCTAAAAGAGAGGCTAAAAAGAGGGTTAATTATATCCTTGCGCAGGCTACATCGAGATTTGCCGGAGAATTTGCAGCCGAGCGTCTAATAAATGTCGTAAATATTAAAAATGACGAACTAAAGGGTAGAATCATCGGAAAAGAAGGGCGTAATATAAAAACCCTTGAGATGGTTTTGGGCGTAGATATCATTATAGACGACACTCCGCATGCGATAATCTTAAGCAGTTTTAATTTATATCGCCGTGCGATTGCGACAAGAGTTATAGAGCTTTTGGTTGAGGATGGCAGAATCCAGCCTGCAAGAATAGAGGATATCCATAAAAAAGTTACCGAGGAATTTGAGGCTAGCATCTTAGAAGAAGGTGAAAATATCGTAATTGATCTAGGACTTAGCAAGATGCATCCCGAGATTGTTAAACTTATAGGAAAGCTTAAATTTAGAGCAAGCTACGGACAAAACGCTTTAGCTCACAGTCTTGAGGTGGCTCACCTTGCAGGAATTATCGCCGCTGAAACAGGTGGAGATGAGAAACTCGCAAAAAGAGCCGGAATACTTCACGATATCGGCAAAGCGCTGACACATGAATATGAAGGAAGCCACGTAGATCTTGGCGCTGAAATTTGCAAACGCTATAAAGAGCATCCGGTCGTAATAAACGCCATATATGCTCACCATGGGCACGAAGAGGCTACAAGTGTAGAGAGTGCTGCTGTGTGTGCGGCCGATACTCTGTCGGCAGCTCGTCCTGGCGCTAGACGCGAAGTACTTGAGAGCTTTTTAAAACGCGTTGAAGAGATAGAGGAGATAGCAAAGAGTAAAAACGGTATAAAGCAAGCTTATGCCATAAATGCGGGTCGCGAGATACGCGTCATAGCCAATGCTAAGCTGATAAACGATGATGAAGCGGTGCTTGTGGCTAAAGAGATAGCTCAAGAGATCGAAGAGAAAGTGCAATATCCTGGCGAGATAAAAGTAAATGTTATTAGGGAGATTCGCGCTGTAGATTTCGCGAAGTAG
- a CDS encoding lipid-binding SYLF domain-containing protein, whose translation MKKILMLIFGISLLFSNDELVFDASNSFTLTMRKNNGAPINALMQNAKAVVIFPKVTKVGLILGGMHGNGIMVVGSPYSPGEIWPVSISGGSIGLQIGYENSSLVIFILKESIVSDIKDAKITLKADASFAFGEIGQNYGKISDFKFSSSIYAYASNDGFFAGASFGGAVISKSDTNELNKNSYGYSSLLNSFSKF comes from the coding sequence ATGAAAAAAATTTTAATGTTGATTTTTGGAATTTCATTATTGTTTTCTAATGATGAGCTTGTGTTTGACGCTTCTAATTCATTTACTCTAACAATGCGTAAAAATAACGGAGCGCCTATTAATGCGTTAATGCAAAATGCAAAAGCCGTGGTTATCTTCCCTAAAGTTACTAAAGTCGGATTGATTTTGGGGGGCATGCATGGCAATGGTATTATGGTTGTGGGAAGCCCATATAGTCCTGGTGAAATTTGGCCTGTTAGTATAAGTGGCGGAAGTATAGGGCTTCAGATAGGATATGAAAATAGCTCGCTTGTGATTTTTATACTAAAAGAGAGTATTGTTTCTGATATTAAAGATGCCAAGATAACTTTAAAAGCCGATGCTTCATTTGCATTTGGGGAGATAGGTCAAAACTACGGTAAAATTAGTGATTTTAAATTTTCAAGCAGTATATATGCTTATGCCAGTAATGATGGATTTTTTGCAGGAGCTAGCTTTGGCGGTGCCGTGATATCAAAAAGCGATACAAATGAACTTAATAAAAATTCATACGGCTACTCTTCACTACTAAATTCTTTCTCTAAATTCTAA
- a CDS encoding DedA family protein has protein sequence MQEMFTSLSTYGYAILFLYSLGGGMVAIIAAGILSYAGKMDLATSIVVASIANALGDTMLIYLSRYNKHMIMPYLKNHKRKMAFSHILMKKYGDRIIFIQKFIYGVKTLVPIAIGLTKYSFVKFSILNVISSIVWAVILGVGSFYMGEIFTNAISYFSSHGWIMPIVMFALFASIWMYLQKVTKKRDIRQK, from the coding sequence TTGCAAGAAATGTTTACATCGCTATCCACATATGGATATGCAATTTTATTTTTATACTCTCTTGGTGGAGGAATGGTGGCTATAATAGCGGCAGGAATTTTAAGCTATGCCGGCAAGATGGATTTAGCCACAAGTATTGTTGTCGCATCTATAGCAAATGCCTTGGGCGATACAATGCTCATATATTTAAGCAGATATAACAAGCATATGATAATGCCTTATCTTAAAAATCATAAGCGAAAGATGGCGTTTTCGCACATACTTATGAAAAAATATGGAGATAGGATAATTTTTATTCAGAAATTTATATACGGTGTGAAAACCTTAGTACCTATTGCTATAGGACTTACAAAATACTCATTTGTTAAATTTAGCATTTTAAATGTAATAAGTTCTATTGTATGGGCTGTTATTCTTGGCGTAGGAAGCTTTTATATGGGAGAAATTTTTACAAATGCCATTTCTTACTTTAGCTCTCATGGATGGATCATGCCTATAGTAATGTTTGCTCTATTTGCTTCTATTTGGATGTATCTACAAAAAGTTACAAAAAAAAGAGATATTAGACAAAAATAG